The proteins below are encoded in one region of Phaseolus vulgaris cultivar G19833 chromosome 1, P. vulgaris v2.0, whole genome shotgun sequence:
- the LOC137813865 gene encoding diphthine--ammonia ligase, translating to MKVVALVSGGKDSCYAMMKAIQYGHEIVALANLMPLDDSVDELDSYMYQTVGHQIIVKYAECMGLPLFRRRIQGSPRHQELGYKATQGDEVEDLFILLREVKRKIPSVTAVSSGAIASDYQRLRVESVCSRLGLVSLAYLWKQDQSLLLQEMIANGIVAVTVKVAAMGLDPAKHLGKELAFLNAYLHKLKELYGINVCGEGGEYETLTLDCPLFSNARIVLDEHQVVMHSSDAIAPVGILHPLAFHLENKADLQYLKSQDNIHEICTQKLGSVYEVPDSIEGCEATTDKPVDYRADTMDGIEHKFNISRTNNKGTFSLNFWLQDSHNGFQEDLRIVLGKIESQLLGLGFGWENVLYIHLYIDDMNKFSEANETYVKCIRQEKCPFGVPSRSTVELPLIESGFSSAYIEVLVANNKNKKVLHVQSISCWAPSCIGPYSQATLHEGILYMAGQLGLDPPTMNLCQGGPGVELEQALKNSEAVAKCYNCSISTSAIVFVIYCSKRISSSDRLDIQEKQEIILRQMRVSHLQEADTYKGLDPLFLYVLVPDLPKRACVEVKPILFVEDGTDTVPEAITGRSRSETPLYYWGFKPENWHDSCIQKCVVSGKICAIILYITSELATKICFDSQPADNVNNGQCSLPKAYMEKISKFCIYLLDKVITDNDFAWEDIMSLRFYIPESLQMSVQLLQPMFCNALFELSEMSQKRFKNGEEPIFNIVPVIGAGKSASSMDDVVTCELLARKS from the exons ATGAAGGTGGTGGCGCTCGTTAGCGGCGGCAAAGACAGTTGCTATGCCATGATGAAGGCTATTCAATATGGCCACGag ATTGTTGCATTGGCCAATTTGATGCCGCTTGATGATTCTGTGGACGAGCTCGATAGTTACATGTACCAAACT GTTGGACATCAAATTATTGTCAAGTATGCTGAATGCATGGGATTGCCATTGTTCAGGAGGCGAATACAAGGCTCCCCAAG GCATCAGGAGCTTGGTTATAAAGCAACTCAAGGTGATGAAGTTGAAGACCTGTTCATTTTGTTACGTGAAGTGAAAAGGAAGATACCCTCCGTTACTGCAGTGTCTTCTGGAGCCATTGCATCTGACTATCAGAGATTGCGGGTGGAAAGTGTTTGTTCAAGGTTAGGACTTGTTTCTTTGGCATACTTATGGAAACAAGATCAGTCATTGCTTCTCCAGGAAATG ATTGCAAATGGAATTGTAGCTGTAACCGTGAAG GTAGCTGCCATGGGTTTGGATCCTGCAAAGCACTTGGGTAAAGAATTAGCCTTCTTAAATGCTTATTTACATAAATTGAAAGA ATTATATGGAATCAATGTTTGTGGTGAAGGAGGGGAATATGAAACATTAACTCTTGATTGTCCTCTCTTCTCT AATGCTCGCATTGTGCTCGATGAACATCAAGTTGTGATGCACTCTTCAGATGCCATAGCTCCTGTTGGAATCCTTCATCCCTTGGCATTTCATTTGGAAAATAAAGCTGATCTTCAGTATCTAAAATCACAAGACAACATACATGAAATTTGTACACAGAAACTGGGATCTGTGTATGAAGTACCCGACAGTATAGAAGGATGTGAGGCCACCACGGACAAGCCTGTGGATTATAGAGCTGACACAATGGATGGCATAGAACATAAATTTAACATTTCAAGAACAAATAACAAGGGCACATTCTCGTTGAATTTCTGGTTGCAAGATTCACACAATG GTTTTCAGGAAGACTTGAGGATTGTCTTGGGGAAAATTGAATCACAGTTACTGGGCCTTGGTTTTGGATGGGAGAATGTCCTCTATATTCACCTTTACATTGATGACATGAATAAGTTCTCCGAGGCAAATGAGACGTATGTAAAGTGTATAAGACAGGAGAAATGTCCATTTGGTGTCCCGTCTCGTAGTACTGTTGAATTGCCTCTTATAGAATCAGGTTTCAGCAGCGCATACATAGAAGTTTTGGTagcaaacaataaaaataaaaaggtttTGCATGTGCAGAGTATTTCCTGTTGGGCACCTAGTTGCATTGGGCCATACAGCCAG GCAACCTTGCATGAGGGTATACTTTACATGGCTGGTCAATTAGGGCTTGATCCTCCTACAATGAATCTTTGCCAGGGAGGCCCTGGTGTTGAACTGGAACAGGCACTAAAAAACAGTGAAGCGGTGGCAAAATGCTATAATTGTTCAATATCGACATCTGcaattgtttttgttatttattgttCTAAACGTATTTCATCATCAGATAGACTCGATATTCAGGAGAAACAAGAAATAATCCTTAGGCAGATGAGGGTCTCCCATCTGCAAGAAGCAGACACCTACAAAGGGTTGGATCCCTTGTTCCTTTATGTTCTTGTTCCTGATCTACCTAAAAG AGCGTGTGTAGAAGTAAAGCCTATTCTTTTTGTTGAGGATGGAACAGATACAGTACCTGAGGCCATAACAGGAAGATCTAGATCAGAGACACCATTATATTATTGGGGTTTCAAGCCCGAAAATTGGCATGATTCTTGCATTCAGAAATGTGTGGTTTCTGGAAAGATATGTGCCATTATACTGTATATTACAAGTGAGCTGGCCACAAAGATATGTTTTGACTCGCAGCCTGCTGATAATGTGAATAATGGTCAATGTTCTCTTCCTAAGGCATATATGGAGAAGATATCGAAGTTCTGCATTTATCTTCTTGACAAAGTTATAACTGATAATGACTTTGCCTGGGAAGATATAATG AGTTTGAGGTTCTACATCCCGGAAAGCCTTCAAATGTCAGTGCAGCTATTACAACCTATGTTCTGCAATGCACTTTTTGAACTTTCGGAAATGAGTCAGAAGAGATTTAAAAATGGTGAGGAGCCAATCTTCAACATAGTTCCTGTCATAGGTGCTGGGAAGTCTGCCTCATCCATGGACGATGTAGTAACCTGTGAATTATTGGCTCGGAAATCCTGA
- the LOC137813862 gene encoding DNA replication complex GINS protein PSF2-like, with protein MAGQSNHELSLFSAEELEFIAEDEIVDIVPNLKMGPLNFISGDFGPFTPQIVTQVPLWLAIALKKRGKCSIHPPQWMSVEKLSQVLETERDSQEMSDQLPFHYVEISRLLFDHARDNIPNLYMVRSLIEDIRNVRFHKVETDLEGFNGRTIAVKIKNLSAMEVNIVRPFIGKALQAFYKHDSPELIPDPERVSDRRPQVVNNAPRRQLRR; from the exons ATGGCTGGGCAATCAAACCATGAGCTTTCACTGTTTTCAGCAGAGGAG CTTGAGTTCATTGCTGAGGATGAGATAGTGGACATTGTGCCTAATCTCAAAATGGGACCTCTCAATTTCATTTCT GGAGACTTTGGCCCATTTACGCCACAGATTGTTACTCAAGTACCGCTGTGGTTGGCCATTGCTCTCAAGAAGAGAGGCAAGTGCTCCATTCACCCTCCCCAGTGGATGTCTGTTG AGAAGTTGAGTCAAGTTTTGGAGACAGAGCGAGACTCTCAAGAGATGTCAGATCAATTGCCTTTCCATTATGTGGAAATTTCAAGACTTCTTTTTGATCA TGCACGTGATAACATTCCCAATTTATATATGGTGAGATCTCTAATTGAAGATATAAGAAATGTAAGGTTTCATAAAGTTGAAACAGACTTGGAAGGATTTAATGGTCGGACAATTGCTGTTAAG ATAAAAAATTTGTCTGCAATGGAAGTGAATATTGTTCGTCCATTTATTGGAAAAGCTTTACAAGCATTTTATAAGCATGATAGTCCAGAGTTAATACCAGACCCTGAGAGAGTTTCTGATAGGAGACCCCAAGTTGTCAACAATGCCCCTAGA AGACAACTTCGAAGATAG
- the LOC137813863 gene encoding plant cysteine oxidase 1-like isoform X2: protein METSMVDRERVGRVNKVGYVRRDIGKKKKQQLARRVRRPELGASNTLRQLFHSCTETFKGPDTVPSPQDVQRLRHILDNMKAEDVGLNRDLQFFKPGNIIENQRVTYTTVFKCDNFSLCIFFIPEGGIIPLHNHPGMTVLSKLLIGLMHIKSYDWVEPEVSKDNLLEQPSQLRLAKLKADKMYTTSCDTSVLYPTTGGNIHEFSAITPCAVFDVIGPPYSKKDDRDCSYYKDHPCTSSPKERIGEVKEENEKDSYAWLEEIEMPENSEMDGIEYLGPTPF, encoded by the exons ATGGAGACAAGTATGGTGGATAGAGAGAGGGTTGGACGTGTGAACAAGGTTGGTTATGTGAGAAGGGACATTggcaagaagaagaaacaacaacTTGCTCGCAGGGTTAGGAGGCCCGAGTTGGGTGCTTCAAACACACTTCGGCAGCTGTTTCATTCATGCACTGAAACTTTCAAAGGTCCTGACACTGTTCCTTCACCACAAGATGTTCAGAGATTGCGTCACATACTTG ATAACATGAAGGCAGAAGATGTTGGACTGAATAGAGATCTGCAGTTCTTCAAGCCTGGAAATATAATTGAGAACCAAAGGGTCACTTATACAACAGTGTTCAAGTGTGACAATTTCTCA CTCTGCATCTTTTTCATACCTGAAGGAGGAATCATTCCTCTCCATAACCACCCAGGCATGACTGTTTTGAGCAAGCTTCTCATAGGACTAATGCACATCAAGTCCTATGATTGGGTTGAACCTGAGGTCTCTAAAGACAACCTGTTGGAACAACCATCTCAAT TGAGATTGGCAAAGTTGAAAGCTGATAAGATGTACACAACATCATGCGACACTTCTGTGCTGTATCCAACCACAGGAGGCAACATCCATGAATTCTCAGCCATAACCCCATGTGCTGTTTTTGATGTCATTGGCCCTCCTTATTCCAAAAAAGATGACCGTGACTGTTCCTACTACAAAGATCACCCTTGTACTTCTTCTCCAA AAGAAAGGATCGGTGAGGTGAAAGAGGAAAATGAGAAGGATAGTTACGCTTGGTTGGAAGAAATTGAAATGCCAGAGAACTCAGAAATGGATGGCATTGAGTACCTGGGTCCAACACCCTTCTAG
- the LOC137813861 gene encoding callose synthase 3-like isoform X1: MAFELYGMLAGNVSPMTGENVKPAYGGEEEAFLRKVVTPIYNVIAKEAERSKKGRSKHSQWRNYDDLNEYFWSADCFQLG, from the exons ATGGCTTTTGAATTGTATGGTATGCTTGCTGGTAATGTCAGTCCGATGACTGGAGAGAATGTGAAGCCAGCTTATGGaggtgaagaagaagcattTTTAAGGAAAGTTGTCACTCCTATCTACAATGTGATTGCTAag GAAGCTGAACGCAGCAAAAAGGGAAGGTCAAAGCATTCACAGTGGAGGAACTATGATGATTTAAATGAATATTTCTG GTCTGCTGATTGTTTTCAGTTAGGTTAG
- the LOC137813861 gene encoding callose synthase 3-like isoform X2, translating to MAFELYGMLAGNVSPMTGENVKPAYGGEEEAFLRKVVTPIYNEAERSKKGRSKHSQWRNYDDLNEYFWSADCFQLG from the exons ATGGCTTTTGAATTGTATGGTATGCTTGCTGGTAATGTCAGTCCGATGACTGGAGAGAATGTGAAGCCAGCTTATGGaggtgaagaagaagcattTTTAAGGAAAGTTGTCACTCCTATCTACAAT GAAGCTGAACGCAGCAAAAAGGGAAGGTCAAAGCATTCACAGTGGAGGAACTATGATGATTTAAATGAATATTTCTG GTCTGCTGATTGTTTTCAGTTAGGTTAG
- the LOC137813863 gene encoding plant cysteine oxidase 2-like isoform X1, with protein METSMVDRERVGRVNKVGYVRRDIGKKKKQQLARRVRRPELGASNTLRQLFHSCTETFKGPDTVPSPQDVQRLRHILDNMKAEDVGLNRDLQFFKPGNIIENQRVTYTTVFKCDNFSLCIFFIPEGGIIPLHNHPGMTVLSKLLIGLMHIKSYDWVEPEVSKDNLLEQPSQSVRLAKLKADKMYTTSCDTSVLYPTTGGNIHEFSAITPCAVFDVIGPPYSKKDDRDCSYYKDHPCTSSPKERIGEVKEENEKDSYAWLEEIEMPENSEMDGIEYLGPTPF; from the exons ATGGAGACAAGTATGGTGGATAGAGAGAGGGTTGGACGTGTGAACAAGGTTGGTTATGTGAGAAGGGACATTggcaagaagaagaaacaacaacTTGCTCGCAGGGTTAGGAGGCCCGAGTTGGGTGCTTCAAACACACTTCGGCAGCTGTTTCATTCATGCACTGAAACTTTCAAAGGTCCTGACACTGTTCCTTCACCACAAGATGTTCAGAGATTGCGTCACATACTTG ATAACATGAAGGCAGAAGATGTTGGACTGAATAGAGATCTGCAGTTCTTCAAGCCTGGAAATATAATTGAGAACCAAAGGGTCACTTATACAACAGTGTTCAAGTGTGACAATTTCTCA CTCTGCATCTTTTTCATACCTGAAGGAGGAATCATTCCTCTCCATAACCACCCAGGCATGACTGTTTTGAGCAAGCTTCTCATAGGACTAATGCACATCAAGTCCTATGATTGGGTTGAACCTGAGGTCTCTAAAGACAACCTGTTGGAACAACCATCTCAAT CAGTGAGATTGGCAAAGTTGAAAGCTGATAAGATGTACACAACATCATGCGACACTTCTGTGCTGTATCCAACCACAGGAGGCAACATCCATGAATTCTCAGCCATAACCCCATGTGCTGTTTTTGATGTCATTGGCCCTCCTTATTCCAAAAAAGATGACCGTGACTGTTCCTACTACAAAGATCACCCTTGTACTTCTTCTCCAA AAGAAAGGATCGGTGAGGTGAAAGAGGAAAATGAGAAGGATAGTTACGCTTGGTTGGAAGAAATTGAAATGCCAGAGAACTCAGAAATGGATGGCATTGAGTACCTGGGTCCAACACCCTTCTAG